One Pyrus communis chromosome 4, drPyrComm1.1, whole genome shotgun sequence genomic region harbors:
- the LOC137732125 gene encoding uncharacterized protein, translating to MAPPSLLGPPELSNPTKTTSEPEPPTGEPLVDLLVSDFNNKSMEDEPEMGLTENESATYVSTGNPCLDLFFHVVPDTPADYLNEQLAQAWDQNALTTLKLICNLRGVRGTGKSDKENFHTAAFWLHKHHPKTLACNLKAFVEFGYFKDLPEILYRLLEGEDVRRNQREVWKTQKSCVGNKIRTWGPFKKIGGKWEKNPVKKVLTEEEKKAKQAKLRELAKSEKENASRLRKEKKVSMAKKAVARYEHDPDFRFLHERISDIFAEFLKADMESLKSNQRNKITLAAKWCPSIDSSFDQVTLICESIARKVFPRESYKEYDGVEEAHYAYKVRDRLRKEVLVPLRKVLELPEVYMGANEWGSIPYNRVASVAMKNYKKSFLKHDEERFKKYLEDVKTGKAKIAAGALLPHEIIGSLGDRDVGQVADLQWKRMVDDMLKLGKMKNCLAVCDVSGSMEGTPMEVSVALGLLVSELSEDPWKGLVITFSENPQLHLVEGDDLMTKCQFMREMDWGMNTDFQQVFDLLLSVAVKGNLKPENMIKRIFVFSDMEFDQASPNSWETDYDVIQKKFRESGYGDAIPQLVFWNLRDSRSVPVPGNQPGVALLSGFSKNLLKLFMDNDGEVRPDVFMELAISGEEYEKLVVVD from the coding sequence ATGGCTCCTCCCAGCCTACTCGGTCCTCCAGAGCTCAGCAACCCCACCAAGACCACATCCGAGCCCGAACCCCCCACCGGCGAACCCTTGGTCGACTTGTTGGTCTCGGATTTCAACAACAAATCGATGGAAGATGAGCCCGAGATGGGCCTGACGGAGAACGAATCCGCCACCTACGTCTCCACCGGCAACCCCTGCCTCGATCTTTTCTTCCACGTCGTTCCGGACACCCCCGCCGATTACCTGAACGAGCAACTCGCACAGGCCTGGGACCAAAACGCTCTGACCACGCTCAAGCTTATCTGCAACCTCCGAGGCGTGCGCGGCACCGGGAAGTCCGACAAGGAGAACTTCCACACGGCAGCGTTTTGGCTCCACAAGCACCACCCCAAAACCCTCGCCTGCAATCTCAAAGCGTTTGTGGAATTCGGGTATTTCAAGGACCTCCCGGAGATTCTATACCGGCTTCTGGAAGGCGAGGACGTGCGGAGGAACCAGAGGGAGGTGTGGAAGACCCAAAAATCGTGCGTTGGAAATAAGATTCGGACTTGGGGACCGTTCAAGAAAATCGGGGGGAAATGGGAGAAGAACCCCGTCAAAAAGGTGCTGACGGAAGAGGAAAAGAAAGCGAAGCAAGCGAAGTTGAGGGAGTTGGCAAAATCAGAGAAGGAAAATGCGAGCAGGctgaggaaggagaagaaggtcTCCATGGCCAAGAAGGCGGTGGCCCGGTACGAGCACGATCCGGATTTCAGATTCCTGCACGAGCGCATCTCGGATATTTTCGCCGAGTTTCTGAAGGCCGATATGGAGAGTTTGAAGTCGAATCAGCGCAACAAGATCACCCTCGCGGCTAAGTGGTGCCCTTCGATCGACTCCTCCTTCGATCAGGTCACTCTGATCTGCGAGAGCATCGCGAGGAAGGTTTTCCCGCGCGAATCGTACAAGGAATACGACGGCGTTGAAGAAGCCCATTACGCGTACAAAGTGAGGGACCGGCTGAGGAAGGAGGTGCTGGTGCCCCTGAGGAAGGTTCTGGAGCTTCCGGAGGTGTACATGGGGGCCAACGAGTGGGGTTCAATTCCGTACAACAGGGTGGCGTCGGTGGCGATGAAGAATTACAAGAAGTCCTTCTTGAAGCATGACGAAGAGCGGTTCAAGAAGTACTTGGAGGACGTGAAGACGGGCAAGGCGAAGATTGCTGCCGGAGCCCTGCTGCCCCACGAGATTATTGGGTCTCTAGGGGACCGTGATGTTGGGCAGGTGGCGGATCTTCAGTGGAAGAGAATGGTGGACGACATGTTGAAGTTGGGGAAGATGAAGAACTGCTTGGCTGTGTGTGACGTGTCCGGGAGCATGGAAGGGACTCCAATGGAGGTGTCGGTGGCGTTGGGGCTGCTGGTATCTGAGTTGAGCGAGGACCCGTGGAAAGGGCTGGTGATCACATTCAGTGAGAATCCTCAGCTGCATTTGGTGGAAGGGGATGATCTGATGACCAAGTGCCAGTTTATGAGGGAGATGGATTGGGGGATGAACACCGATTTCCAGCAGGTGTTTGATTTGCTACTGAGCGTTGCGGTGAAGGGGAATTTGAAACCGGAGAATATGATAAAGAGGATCTTTGTGTTTAGTGACATGGAGTTTGATCAAGCTTCGCCCAACAGCTGGGAGACGGATTATGACGTGATTCAAAAGAAGTTTAGGGAGAGCGGGTATGGTGATGCGATTCCGCAGCTGGTGTTTTGGAATCTCAGGGACTCTAGGTCTGTACCGGTGCCAGGGAACCAGCCAGGGGTGGCTCTGCTGAGTGGCTTCTCTAAGAATCTGCTGAAGCTGTTCATGGATAATGACGGGGAAGTTCGACCGGATGTTTTCATGGAATTAGCCATCTCGGGAGAAGAGTATGAGAAGCTAGTTGTGGTCGATTGA
- the LOC137733039 gene encoding protein CYSTEINE-RICH TRANSMEMBRANE MODULE 13-like, whose product MSYNVVHVQHEQHHLPPGYPQEYPPPPNDFPPPPPRPGFSDPYPSAPGPFPPPHHQEHGYQGYFYEGYQPPLSAAPPPLRPYHRYHEYDGCSSLLNGLCAALCCCCLLENCCL is encoded by the exons ATGAGTTACAACGTTGTCCATGTTCAACATGAGCAGCATCATCTTCCACCAG GGTATCCGCAAGAGTATCCTCCGCCGCCTAATGACTTTCCACCTCCTCCGCCACGGCCGGGATTCTCAGATCCCTATCCTTCTGCTCCGGGACCTTTTCCGCCACCCCATCATCAGGAACATGGATATCAGGGTTACTTCTATGAGGGCTACCAACCGCCACTTTCGGCTGCTCCGCCGCCTCTCCGCCCGTACCATCGCTACCACGAATACGACGGCTGCTCTTCCCTCCTTAATGGCCT TTGCGCTGCACTTTGTTGCTGCTGCCTGTTGGAGAACTGCTGCTTATAG
- the LOC137731454 gene encoding GEM-like protein 5, producing MAATPEQTHPHSEQPPQQPPPPLEAEDTKKWGTHIMGTPAAPNVHPDNQQAALWKAADHQQIAQQQPYVQYSPIDKPTNNPLEPVIQAFNSWSAKAETMARNIWYNLKTGSSVPEAAWGKVNLTAKALSEGGFESLFKQIFATDPNEKLKKTFACYLSTSTGPVAGTQYLSTARLAFCSDRPLTFTAPSGQATWSYYKVTIPLGNISTVNPVVMKENPPEKYIQIVTTDGHEFWFMGFVNFDKASHHIFESVADFRTAGNAVQQVQPVPG from the exons ATGGCAGCCACACCTGAACAAACTCACCCCCATTCCGAACAGCCCCCTcagcaaccaccaccaccactagaGGCAGAGGACACTAAGAAATGGGGGACCCACATCATGGGCACCCCAGCAGCCCCGAACGTCCACCCAGACAACCAGCAAGCCGCCCTATGGAAAGCCGCCGACCACCAGCAAATCGCCCAGCAGCAGCCCTACGTCCAGTACTCTCCGATCGACAAACCCACCAACAACCCCCTTGAGCCGGTTATCCAAGCGTTCAATTCCTGGAGCGCTAAGGCAGAGACCATGGCCAGGAACATCTGGTACAACCTCAAAACGGGGTCCTCTGTTCCGGAAGCGGCGTGGGGGAAGGTGAACTTGACGGCGAAAGCCTTATCCGAAGGCGGATTCGAGTCTCTGTTTAAGCAGATTTTCGCGACTGACCCGAACGAGAAGTTGAAGAAGACGTTTGCCTGTTATCTTTCGACGTCGACGGGGCCGGTTGCCGGGACTCAGTATCTGTCGACTGCTAGACTGGCTTTTTGCAGCGATCGTCCTCTGACTTTTACTGCTCCGTCTGGACAAGCAACTTGGAGTTACTACAAG GTGACTATACCTTTGGGAAATATAAGCACCGTGAACCCTGTGGTGATGAAAGAGAATCCGCCGGAGAAGTACATTCAGATCGTCACCACAGATGGCCATGAATTCTGGTTTATGGGTTTTGTTAATTTCGACAAGGCATCCCATCACATCTTCGAATCTGTAGCAGATTTCAGAACTGCTGGGAATGCGGTGCAGCAAGTGCAACCGGTTCCTGGCTAG
- the LOC137731984 gene encoding protein TIFY 9-like produces MSRPTVELDFFGMDQHHRDAPSSSSSSKSQFQKFLHRPKSFRGIHTAMSKINPEAFKSVIASGDASPSVPNPGKSFSVPSSPKAEQVPFSSLPLYVPTGISASSFTAAASESLQETKPLTIFYNGTVSVFDVHRDKVDGILKLALQGNSGKAASASVAVDPKLAFHPSEQHQTQQLVDPLSGYLPISRNKSLQRFLEKRKERMNSGSPYSCQT; encoded by the exons ATGTCCAGACCCACCGTTGAGCTTGATTTTTTCGGCATGGACCAGCACCACCGCGAtgccccctcctcctcctcctcctccaaatCCCAGTTCCAGAAATTTCTCCACCGCCCCAAAAGCTTCCGAGGCATTCACACCGCCATGTCCAAGATCAATCCCGAGGCCTTCAAATCCGTCATCGCTTCCGGCGATGCCAGCCCCAGTGTTCCAAATCCGGGGAAATCGTTTTCGGTGCCGTCGAGCCCCAAGGCGGAGCAAGTCCCGTTTTCCTCGTTGCCGCTCTATGTTCCCACCGGCATTTCCGCCTCTTCTTTCACGGCTGCTGCTTCCGAGAGCCTTCAGGAAACGAAGCCGCTGACGATTTTCTACAACGGTACCGTTTCTGTTTTCGACGTCCATCGTGACAag GTGGATGGCATATTGAAGCTTGCCTTACAAGGAAACTCCGGCAAAGCAGCATCGGCATCGGTAGCCGTCGATCCAAAACTTGCTTTTCATCCAAGCGAGCAGCATCAGACTCAGCAGCTTGTGGATCCTCTTAGCGGAT ATCTACCAATTAGTCGCAATAAGTCATTGCAAAGGTTTCTTGAGAAACGCAAAGAGAG GATGAATTCGGGGTCTCCATATTCCTGCCAAACCTAA